In Kitasatospora sp. NBC_00240, the following are encoded in one genomic region:
- a CDS encoding alpha/beta hydrolase — MLLRFRRTLAAAAITAATLLGAGGWAAADSQTPLTGPPPGSAAWVADTTLGVRLPDPATATPAEVADFFAGLPTAQRDALAVRHPLVMGNLDGAPVPLRYRANALALGEEFDKERARAGDPALTGQDHAAARARAERYRSLLAEGRQILAFDPRGRGQVAEVFGDLAGARHTAVVVPGSDIDLLSFDRARDPYGTPAGMARALYEATGRATAVVAWAGYTTPVGVGLDAAAEDLAEAGAQRLGRFLTGLARTTSPAAPATVFCHSYGSVVCGLTAPGPAQASGVVVLASPGMGVPDAAALDPRVPLWATDRNGSDWIGDVPNVSLLGLGHGADPTGAGFGARHLPSTGSHGHTGYFAPGTTSLARFAEIALGGAAT, encoded by the coding sequence ATGCTGCTGCGCTTCAGGCGGACACTGGCCGCCGCCGCGATCACCGCCGCCACCCTGCTCGGGGCAGGCGGCTGGGCCGCCGCCGACTCGCAGACACCGCTCACCGGGCCGCCGCCGGGCAGCGCCGCCTGGGTCGCCGACACCACGCTCGGCGTCCGGCTGCCGGACCCGGCCACCGCGACGCCCGCCGAGGTGGCGGACTTCTTCGCCGGCCTGCCGACGGCCCAGCGGGACGCCCTCGCCGTCCGCCACCCCCTGGTGATGGGCAACCTGGACGGCGCGCCGGTACCGCTGCGCTACCGGGCCAACGCGCTGGCCCTCGGCGAGGAGTTCGACAAGGAGCGGGCCAGGGCCGGCGACCCGGCGCTGACCGGCCAGGACCACGCCGCCGCCCGGGCCCGGGCCGAGCGCTACCGGAGCCTGCTGGCCGAAGGGCGGCAGATCCTCGCCTTCGACCCGCGTGGCCGGGGCCAGGTCGCGGAGGTCTTCGGCGACCTGGCCGGCGCCCGGCACACCGCGGTCGTGGTGCCCGGCTCCGACATCGACCTGCTGAGCTTCGACCGCGCCAGGGACCCCTACGGCACGCCCGCCGGGATGGCCCGCGCCCTGTACGAGGCCACCGGCCGGGCCACCGCCGTGGTCGCCTGGGCGGGCTACACCACCCCCGTCGGGGTCGGCCTGGACGCCGCCGCCGAGGACCTCGCCGAGGCCGGCGCGCAGCGGCTCGGGCGGTTCCTCACCGGCCTGGCGCGGACCACCTCACCGGCCGCACCCGCCACCGTCTTCTGCCACAGCTACGGCTCGGTGGTCTGCGGGCTGACGGCCCCCGGCCCCGCGCAGGCGTCCGGCGTGGTGGTGCTGGCCTCCCCCGGCATGGGCGTGCCGGACGCCGCCGCCCTCGACCCCCGGGTGCCGCTGTGGGCCACCGACCGCAACGGCTCGGACTGGATCGGCGACGTCCCCAACGTCTCGCTGCTGGGCCTCGGACACGGGGCCGACCCGACCGGCGCCGGATTCGGCGCCCGGCACCTGCCCTCGACCGGATCCCACGGCCACACCGGCTACTTCGCGCCCGGCACCACCTCACTGGCCCGCTTCGCCGAGATCGCCCTCGGCGGCGCGGCCACCTGA
- a CDS encoding acyltransferase — protein sequence MAGPLTALRRAAAKVDAQTPATRDRALDGLRALALLAVPVGHWMLGGLTLSPDGALHNASPLSSLGFFAPASWLLQMLGVFFLVGGHSSVRSLERARERGAGTLAWLRGRAVRLLRPVLGVAAVWALLIPVLHRLGVPDGTVRTGSVLVVQPLWYIAVYLGLTALTPSCVALGRRLGGRSAAVMLAVVAVVDLLRYGPWAEAVPSWLALVNILPGWMFAYQLGVLWAQGRLGRPAARLLLLGGGALFAALLLFFHYPASMVGVPGAARTNSHPPSLLVLALAAVQCGAAVLLRERIGRLLRRPLLWLPVVLVNLSAMTVFCWHQSAMLAVAVPGAAAFGAVPGLTTAPDSPAWVAGRLVLLPLFAGALVGIGWFARRFDGPWTSFSRTWKAVAGAGAAAFAVYALGVV from the coding sequence ATGGCCGGACCCCTGACCGCCCTGCGCCGGGCCGCCGCGAAGGTCGACGCGCAGACCCCCGCCACCCGCGACCGCGCCCTCGACGGGCTCCGCGCGCTCGCCCTGCTCGCCGTACCGGTCGGGCACTGGATGCTCGGCGGCCTCACCCTCTCCCCCGACGGCGCGCTGCACAACGCCAGCCCGCTCAGCTCGCTCGGCTTCTTCGCGCCGGCCAGCTGGCTGCTGCAGATGCTCGGCGTGTTCTTCCTGGTCGGCGGCCACTCCTCGGTCCGCTCGCTGGAGCGCGCCCGGGAGCGCGGCGCGGGCACCCTGGCCTGGCTGCGCGGCCGGGCGGTACGGCTGCTGCGGCCGGTGCTCGGCGTCGCCGCCGTCTGGGCACTGCTGATCCCCGTGCTGCACCGGCTCGGCGTGCCCGACGGCACCGTCCGGACCGGCTCGGTGCTGGTCGTCCAGCCGCTCTGGTACATCGCGGTGTATCTCGGGCTGACGGCGCTCACGCCGAGCTGCGTGGCACTGGGCCGGCGCCTCGGCGGCCGGTCGGCGGCCGTGATGCTCGCCGTGGTCGCCGTGGTGGACCTGCTGCGGTACGGGCCGTGGGCCGAGGCGGTGCCGTCCTGGCTGGCCCTGGTCAACATCCTCCCGGGCTGGATGTTCGCCTACCAGCTGGGCGTGCTCTGGGCGCAGGGCCGGCTCGGCCGCCCCGCCGCGCGGCTGCTGCTGCTGGGCGGCGGCGCGCTGTTCGCCGCGCTGCTGCTGTTCTTCCACTACCCGGCCAGCATGGTCGGCGTCCCGGGCGCGGCGCGCACCAACTCGCACCCGCCGTCGCTGCTGGTGCTCGCGCTGGCGGCGGTGCAGTGCGGGGCGGCCGTCCTGCTGCGGGAGCGGATCGGGCGGCTGCTGCGCCGGCCGCTGCTCTGGCTGCCGGTGGTGCTGGTCAACCTGTCGGCGATGACGGTCTTCTGCTGGCACCAGAGCGCGATGCTGGCGGTGGCGGTGCCGGGCGCGGCGGCGTTCGGCGCGGTGCCGGGGCTGACCACCGCGCCGGACTCGCCGGCCTGGGTGGCGGGCCGGCTGGTGCTGCTGCCGCTGTTCGCCGGGGCGCTGGTCGGGATCGGCTGGTTCGCGCGCCGGTTCGACGGCCCGTGGACGTCGTTCTCCCGTACCTGGAAGGCGGTGGCGGGGGCCGGGGCGGCCGCCTTCGCGGTGTACGCGCTCGGCGTGGTGTGA
- a CDS encoding TetR family transcriptional regulator produces MAAQLTTPATDPADRVVGLRERKKQRTRDALVEAAHRLFLRQGFGHTTVDEIAAAVDVSQRTFFRYFANKDEVALAVMADAEDYFIECLRGRPGGESPLQALRASIVQCWRDLASSRHDGPSGVTAALELMQLIEDTPTLLAAHLRRITEQEQVVAGLLAAREGLDPAVDLRPKVMAAVFGGVLRSAHLAWSAQPEDTGPEGMIELIERHFDQLGPALAGDWRS; encoded by the coding sequence ATGGCCGCGCAGCTCACGACCCCCGCCACCGACCCGGCCGACCGGGTCGTCGGCCTGCGCGAACGCAAGAAGCAACGCACCAGGGACGCCCTGGTCGAGGCCGCCCACCGGCTCTTCCTCAGGCAGGGATTCGGACACACCACGGTCGACGAGATCGCCGCCGCCGTGGACGTCTCGCAGCGCACCTTCTTCCGCTACTTCGCCAACAAGGACGAGGTCGCCCTCGCCGTGATGGCCGACGCCGAGGACTACTTCATCGAGTGCCTGCGCGGCCGCCCGGGCGGCGAGAGCCCGCTGCAGGCCCTGCGCGCCTCGATCGTCCAGTGCTGGCGGGATCTGGCCAGCAGCCGGCACGACGGCCCGAGCGGCGTCACCGCCGCGCTGGAACTCATGCAGCTGATCGAGGACACCCCGACCCTGCTCGCCGCCCACCTGCGCCGGATCACCGAGCAGGAGCAGGTGGTGGCCGGCCTGCTCGCCGCCCGGGAGGGCCTGGACCCGGCGGTCGACCTGCGCCCCAAGGTGATGGCGGCGGTCTTCGGCGGGGTCCTGCGCTCGGCGCACCTGGCGTGGTCCGCCCAGCCCGAGGACACCGGGCCCGAGGGCATGATCGAGCTGATCGAACGCCACTTCGACCAGCTCGGCCCGGCCCTCGCCGGGGACTGGCGGTCCTGA
- a CDS encoding sensor histidine kinase: MDSPPTGRTGPSSLAALAAALARPSRDHTPLFAHVSPRWVRYLPYVLALGAVTALLPSSINVLADDYGMNAGLAAGLAVAQSVPLLLAVSRPLPAWWIIGSAHLLTALLLLAAGEPTGSVWPWPATSLVGYCLLMVPLALREPRRTLFAVWLATTAATLTMALIAPDDQFGGDNSLLGITLSGAVLVLGGALRERAEARRLLVEQEHISEAERGRRTLLEERARIARELHDVVAHHMSVIAVQAASAPYRLTDVPADAAEEFAAIAGTARASLTEMRRLLGVLRSEDSGTEKAPQPGVGDLARLVGTVGRAGVAAELTVSDEAAGPLPPAVDLSAYRIVQEALANVVRHAPGAEAWVSLTVEDGRLLVTVANAAPPARTEPLEHAAEGTGHGLVGMRERVRLLDGRLDTGPLPDGGFKVAAALPIDSLQESPE, translated from the coding sequence ATGGACTCCCCGCCCACCGGACGTACCGGCCCCTCCTCCCTGGCCGCGCTGGCGGCCGCCCTGGCCCGGCCGTCCCGCGACCACACCCCGCTGTTCGCCCACGTCTCCCCCCGGTGGGTGCGGTATCTGCCGTACGTCCTCGCCCTCGGCGCGGTGACGGCGCTGCTGCCCAGCTCCATCAACGTGCTGGCCGACGACTACGGCATGAACGCCGGCCTCGCCGCCGGGCTGGCCGTGGCGCAGAGCGTCCCGCTGCTGCTCGCCGTCAGCCGCCCGCTGCCGGCCTGGTGGATCATCGGATCGGCCCATCTGCTGACCGCCCTGCTGCTGCTCGCCGCCGGGGAGCCGACCGGCTCCGTCTGGCCCTGGCCGGCCACCTCCCTGGTCGGCTACTGCCTGCTGATGGTGCCGCTCGCCCTGCGCGAGCCCCGGCGGACCTTGTTCGCCGTCTGGCTGGCCACCACCGCCGCCACCCTGACGATGGCCCTGATCGCCCCCGACGACCAGTTCGGCGGTGACAACAGCCTGCTGGGGATCACCCTGTCGGGCGCCGTGCTGGTGCTCGGCGGCGCGCTGCGCGAGCGCGCCGAGGCCCGCCGGCTGCTCGTCGAGCAGGAGCACATCAGCGAGGCCGAGCGCGGACGCCGCACCCTGCTCGAGGAGCGCGCCCGGATCGCCCGCGAACTGCACGACGTGGTCGCCCACCACATGTCGGTGATCGCCGTGCAGGCCGCCAGCGCGCCCTACCGGCTCACCGACGTACCGGCCGACGCCGCCGAGGAGTTCGCGGCCATCGCCGGCACCGCGCGCGCCTCGCTGACCGAGATGCGCCGCCTGCTGGGCGTGCTGCGCAGCGAGGACTCCGGCACCGAGAAGGCCCCCCAGCCCGGCGTCGGCGACCTCGCCCGGCTGGTCGGGACGGTCGGCCGGGCCGGGGTGGCCGCCGAGCTGACCGTCAGCGACGAGGCCGCCGGGCCGCTACCACCCGCGGTGGACCTCTCGGCGTACCGGATCGTCCAGGAGGCGCTGGCCAACGTGGTGCGGCACGCGCCCGGCGCCGAGGCCTGGGTCTCGCTGACGGTCGAGGACGGCCGGCTGCTGGTGACGGTGGCCAACGCGGCCCCGCCGGCCAGGACCGAGCCGCTGGAGCACGCGGCGGAGGGCACCGGCCACGGCCTGGTCGGCATGCGGGAACGCGTCCGGCTGCTGGATGGCAGGCTGGACACCGGCCCGCTGCCGGACGGCGGCTTCAAGGTCGCCGCCGCACTGCCGATCGACAGCCTCCAGGAGAGCCCCGAGTGA
- a CDS encoding Dyp-type peroxidase: MPTDLRLRESDEIQGDIIAGFKKDHVTLLFLKFEDAPRARAWLRTLIPKIATTRQVATFNEAFSAARRAGGGDDPKSLKAVWTGVTFTFPGLAVLIGRDPYENPPLGGTLQAFQEGSRLRAGALGDTGDSSPDNWLFGNGRTQPVHAVLTVAADTPADLQAAVTAQRDAAAEARIVIVFQQNAATLTGTRRGKEHFGFKDGVSEPGVLGFDPPSETNPEEVKGHPGTRLVPAGHFVIGEPVAGGGTGDLPDWAKNGSFQVVRRLAQDVPGWWAQVAVQLKILKEAKAVPADVGTEWFAARLVGRWRSGAPVCKHPDADVPFDPTASNDNDFGFADDPDGLLTPLFSHLRKTSPRDGLVVQPGTAPIPAENLDSKRIMRRGAPYGQPFDPASEGPGGPDDPRGLLFVSYQSDIAEQFEFIQTAWIDDVDFPPGRDPLPGGDPMVGLDCPVSYESRAAGGERRTTALSFKQFVRTEGSVYAFAPSLGLLRGLADGSLTQQAAPATQLPGTGGAQTGTGGTQQPGTGGTPTGSGGTQQPDTGAQQPGTAQPGGQQQPKPPALVVDEFLAVPDRQRQGGVSEHWVFRQGRYRKVSVADGSHQDALLKGDGAIGGWDGLQGVSRVDAVLPIPGKQRVGGRSKYWFFHTVGGKQVYRGVSITDGDAHTDTLDHSDRSLARWGSLAGVGQVDAFLPVPDLQGIGGKSWYWVFHSTGGRQAYRLISVFDSGLHMDALERSDRELSAWVSLEGVTRVDSFLAVPDRQRTGGKSEFWVFHQDRYRRISVADGSGHPDRLEQADRSAGSWTSLA; encoded by the coding sequence ATGCCGACCGATCTGAGACTGCGCGAGAGCGACGAGATCCAGGGCGACATCATCGCCGGATTCAAGAAGGACCATGTCACCCTGCTGTTCCTGAAGTTCGAGGACGCCCCCAGGGCCCGGGCCTGGCTCCGGACCCTCATCCCCAAGATCGCCACCACCCGTCAGGTGGCCACCTTCAACGAGGCGTTCAGCGCCGCCCGCAGGGCCGGCGGCGGCGACGACCCCAAGTCGCTCAAGGCCGTCTGGACGGGCGTCACCTTCACCTTCCCGGGCCTCGCCGTGCTGATCGGCCGCGACCCGTACGAGAACCCGCCGCTCGGCGGGACCTTGCAGGCCTTCCAGGAAGGCTCCCGCCTGCGGGCCGGCGCGCTCGGCGACACCGGCGACAGCTCCCCCGACAACTGGCTGTTCGGCAACGGCCGGACCCAGCCGGTGCACGCGGTGCTCACCGTGGCCGCCGACACCCCGGCGGACCTGCAGGCCGCCGTGACCGCCCAGCGGGACGCGGCCGCCGAGGCCCGGATCGTGATCGTCTTCCAGCAGAACGCCGCCACCCTGACGGGCACCCGGCGCGGCAAGGAGCACTTCGGCTTCAAGGACGGGGTCAGCGAGCCCGGTGTGCTCGGCTTCGACCCGCCCTCCGAGACGAACCCGGAGGAGGTCAAGGGCCACCCCGGCACCCGGCTGGTCCCGGCCGGCCACTTCGTGATCGGCGAGCCGGTGGCCGGCGGCGGCACCGGAGACCTCCCCGACTGGGCGAAGAACGGCTCCTTCCAGGTGGTCCGCCGGCTGGCCCAGGACGTCCCGGGCTGGTGGGCCCAGGTCGCCGTCCAGCTCAAGATCCTCAAGGAGGCCAAGGCCGTCCCGGCGGACGTCGGCACCGAGTGGTTCGCCGCCCGGCTGGTCGGCCGCTGGCGCTCCGGCGCCCCCGTCTGCAAACACCCGGACGCCGACGTGCCGTTCGACCCCACGGCCTCCAACGACAACGACTTCGGCTTCGCGGACGACCCGGACGGCCTGCTCACCCCGCTGTTCTCGCACCTGCGCAAGACCAGCCCGCGCGACGGCCTGGTCGTGCAGCCCGGCACCGCGCCGATCCCCGCCGAGAACCTGGACAGCAAGCGCATCATGCGCCGCGGCGCCCCGTACGGGCAGCCCTTCGACCCGGCCTCGGAGGGGCCGGGCGGGCCGGACGACCCGCGCGGCCTGCTCTTCGTCAGCTACCAGTCCGACATCGCCGAGCAGTTCGAGTTCATCCAGACCGCCTGGATCGACGACGTGGACTTCCCGCCCGGACGGGACCCGCTGCCCGGCGGCGACCCGATGGTCGGGCTGGACTGCCCGGTCAGCTACGAGAGCCGGGCCGCCGGCGGCGAGCGGCGGACCACGGCACTGAGCTTCAAGCAGTTCGTCCGGACGGAGGGTTCGGTCTACGCCTTCGCCCCGTCCCTCGGCCTGCTGCGCGGTCTCGCCGACGGCAGCCTCACCCAGCAGGCCGCCCCCGCGACCCAGCTGCCGGGCACCGGCGGCGCCCAGACGGGTACCGGCGGGACGCAGCAGCCCGGCACCGGCGGCACCCCGACAGGCAGCGGCGGGACACAGCAGCCGGACACCGGCGCCCAGCAGCCCGGCACCGCCCAGCCGGGCGGCCAGCAGCAGCCCAAGCCCCCGGCGCTGGTCGTCGACGAGTTCCTGGCGGTGCCCGACCGGCAGCGCCAGGGCGGCGTCAGCGAGCACTGGGTGTTCCGGCAGGGCCGGTACCGCAAGGTGTCGGTGGCCGACGGCAGCCACCAGGACGCCCTGCTGAAGGGCGACGGGGCGATCGGCGGCTGGGACGGGCTGCAGGGCGTGAGCCGGGTCGACGCCGTCCTGCCGATCCCCGGCAAGCAGCGGGTCGGTGGCCGGAGCAAGTACTGGTTCTTCCACACCGTCGGCGGCAAGCAGGTCTACCGGGGCGTCTCGATCACCGACGGCGACGCGCACACCGACACCCTGGACCACTCCGACCGCAGCCTGGCCCGGTGGGGCTCGCTGGCGGGCGTCGGCCAGGTCGACGCCTTCCTCCCGGTGCCGGACCTGCAGGGCATCGGCGGCAAGAGCTGGTACTGGGTGTTCCACAGCACCGGCGGCAGGCAGGCCTACCGGCTGATCTCGGTCTTCGACAGCGGCCTGCACATGGACGCGCTGGAGCGCTCGGACCGGGAGCTGAGCGCCTGGGTGTCACTCGAAGGCGTCACCCGGGTCGACAGCTTCCTGGCCGTGCCGGACCGTCAGCGCACCGGCGGCAAGAGCGAGTTCTGGGTTTTCCACCAGGACAGGTACCGCAGGATCTCGGTCGCCGACGGCAGCGGGCACCCGGACCGACTCGAACAGGCGGACCGCAGCGCCGGCAGCTGGACCTCGCTGGCCTGA
- a CDS encoding MFS transporter: protein MSQSVVKNTKADVPPPGRTAPAARRLQGHPWLTLLTVAVGVMMVALDGTIVAIANPVIQTDLKASPADIQWVTSGYLLALAVFLITAGKIGDRFGHKSTFLVGAVGFAATSAAIGFAGNIQTVIAFRVLQGLFGALLQPAALGLLRGAFPVEKLNMAIGIWAGVIGASTAAGPIVGGLLVEHVSWQSVFFINIPVGLAALALGIRVLKDVRAENASKSFDLPGIALLSAAMFMLVWGIIKAPSRGWGDTSTLLFLGGAALSLVAFALWQRVARDPLIPLSLFRSVPLSAGTLLMILMAFSFFGAIFFVTFYLQNVHGMSPVDAGVHLLPMTGMMIVGAPAAGVAIGKVGPRIPIVVGMVLTSVAMYGMSTLDAGSGSGVMSLWFVLMGLGISPVLVGATEVIVGNAPLELSGVAGGLQQAAMQVGGSLGTAVLGALMAAKVTDVLPANWAAAGLPPVEGAQAQGLEQAAQLGIAPPPAPGTPQQVVDAMATAVHDSFVSGMSLAFAVAAVVAFVAALLGLLTRRGTTDTGPAVHI from the coding sequence ATGAGCCAGTCCGTCGTCAAGAACACGAAGGCGGACGTCCCGCCGCCGGGCAGGACCGCCCCGGCGGCCAGGCGCCTGCAGGGCCACCCCTGGCTGACCCTGCTGACCGTCGCCGTCGGCGTCATGATGGTGGCCCTGGACGGCACCATCGTCGCGATCGCCAACCCGGTGATCCAGACCGACCTCAAGGCCTCGCCGGCCGACATCCAGTGGGTGACCAGCGGCTACCTGCTGGCCCTCGCGGTCTTCCTGATCACCGCCGGCAAGATCGGCGACCGCTTCGGCCACAAGTCGACCTTCCTGGTCGGCGCGGTGGGCTTCGCCGCCACCTCGGCCGCGATCGGCTTCGCCGGCAACATCCAGACGGTGATCGCCTTCCGGGTCCTGCAGGGGCTGTTCGGCGCGCTGCTGCAGCCCGCCGCGCTCGGCCTGCTGCGCGGGGCCTTCCCGGTCGAGAAGCTCAACATGGCGATCGGCATCTGGGCCGGCGTGATCGGCGCCTCCACCGCCGCGGGCCCGATCGTCGGAGGCCTGCTGGTCGAGCACGTCTCCTGGCAGTCGGTGTTCTTCATCAACATCCCGGTCGGCCTGGCCGCGCTGGCGCTCGGCATCCGGGTCCTGAAGGACGTCCGGGCCGAGAACGCCTCGAAGTCCTTCGACCTGCCCGGCATCGCGCTGCTCTCGGCGGCGATGTTCATGCTGGTCTGGGGCATCATCAAGGCCCCCAGCCGGGGCTGGGGCGACACCAGCACGCTGCTCTTCCTGGGCGGCGCGGCGCTCTCCCTGGTGGCCTTCGCGCTCTGGCAGCGGGTCGCCCGCGACCCGCTGATCCCGCTCAGCCTGTTCCGCTCGGTGCCGCTGTCGGCGGGCACCCTGCTGATGATCCTGATGGCGTTCTCGTTCTTCGGCGCGATCTTCTTCGTGACCTTCTACCTGCAGAACGTGCACGGCATGTCGCCGGTCGACGCCGGTGTCCACCTGCTCCCGATGACCGGCATGATGATCGTCGGCGCCCCCGCCGCCGGCGTCGCGATCGGCAAGGTCGGCCCGCGGATCCCGATCGTGGTCGGCATGGTGCTCACCTCCGTCGCGATGTACGGCATGTCCACCCTGGACGCCGGCTCCGGCAGCGGCGTGATGTCGCTCTGGTTCGTGCTGATGGGCCTGGGCATCAGCCCCGTCCTGGTCGGCGCCACCGAGGTCATCGTCGGCAACGCCCCGCTGGAGCTGTCCGGCGTGGCGGGCGGCCTCCAGCAGGCCGCGATGCAGGTCGGCGGCAGCCTCGGCACCGCGGTGCTGGGCGCGCTGATGGCCGCCAAGGTCACCGACGTGCTGCCGGCCAACTGGGCCGCGGCCGGGCTGCCGCCGGTCGAGGGCGCCCAGGCGCAGGGCCTGGAGCAGGCCGCCCAGCTGGGCATCGCGCCGCCCCCCGCGCCGGGCACCCCGCAGCAGGTGGTGGACGCGATGGCCACGGCCGTCCACGACTCCTTCGTCAGCGGCATGTCGCTGGCCTTCGCGGTCGCCGCCGTGGTGGCGTTCGTGGCGGCCCTGCTCGGCCTGCTGACCCGGCGCGGCACCACCGACACCGGCCCGGCCGTGCACATCTGA
- a CDS encoding response regulator transcription factor, whose translation MTIRVIIADDQAMVRAGFAALLNAQDDIDVVGDAADGQQALEVSGRTHPDVVLMDVRMPVMDGLEATRQLLGRTDGGHRPRVLMLTTFDVDDYVYEALRAGASGFLLKDAPPADLIAAVRVVAAGEALLAPSVTRRLIEDFARTRPAPRRDPKLRLNGLTPRETEVLELIARGLSNQEIAAGLVLAEQTVKTHIGRILAKLDLRDRAQAVVLAYESGLVTPGQ comes from the coding sequence GTGACCATCCGAGTGATCATCGCCGACGACCAGGCCATGGTGCGGGCCGGCTTCGCCGCCCTGCTGAACGCACAGGACGACATCGACGTGGTCGGCGACGCGGCGGACGGACAGCAGGCCCTGGAGGTCAGCGGCCGCACCCACCCCGACGTCGTCCTGATGGACGTCCGGATGCCCGTCATGGACGGCCTGGAGGCCACCCGGCAACTGCTCGGCCGCACCGACGGCGGGCACCGCCCCCGGGTGCTGATGCTGACCACCTTCGACGTGGACGACTACGTGTACGAGGCGCTGCGCGCCGGAGCCAGCGGGTTCCTGCTCAAGGACGCCCCGCCGGCCGACCTGATCGCCGCCGTCCGGGTGGTCGCGGCCGGCGAGGCCCTGCTCGCGCCCTCCGTCACCCGCCGGCTGATCGAGGACTTCGCCCGCACCCGGCCCGCCCCGCGCCGGGACCCGAAACTGCGGCTCAACGGCCTGACACCGCGTGAGACCGAGGTGCTGGAGCTGATCGCCCGGGGCCTGTCCAACCAGGAGATCGCGGCCGGGCTGGTGCTCGCCGAGCAGACCGTGAAGACCCACATCGGCCGCATCCTCGCCAAGCTCGACCTGCGCGACCGCGCCCAGGCGGTGGTGCTGGCCTACGAGTCCGGCCTGGTGACGCCGGGTCAGTAG
- a CDS encoding galactose oxidase early set domain-containing protein: MSRRKLSAALSACAVVSALTGATLMTTAAPALARAAQVHGHDDHPAGQEAGPHITSPRVMAEMRPDEVASLGQEHAEAHASARAAIRGVGDYPQPTRTNRLNALTDSQAKINAGFDPATSGAFKQYFPSPEFAAHIAMLPTGKVLLFSFERIETNPEKEPAPTQTTGKENAGRAFLWDPAKGTGPDAFTKVTPPVIDMPDGLGEPRPAPFFCAGHSFLPNGMLGVFGGNLGGNGGSGAKLSLIFDPWTETWTRNPDMSVGRWYPSVVTGADGRQLIMSGQSELGWGTPTPVVERFPAKDFPVPQTKSDLPRDTPVDTFRASAPFTLDYPHLFSMRDGNIYGFGRHPGEQWLFDPNNETRSDLPARPDGKKRNYGSAVPLPGGTEGPDATLLLGGDRDNPNTLKFANGAWTAEKSRAFGRTQDDTLLLPDGTLMTVNGAYDIRDYGNGPYNPNADLKYRQTELRDAQGNWRLGPVQRLPRGYHSNAVVLPDGRVMVTGDELQQLANDPDITDDMNGTIEIYEPAYLAQGARPALDRVPQSMIGFGSRFLVNTSTPTRAARAVLLSPTTATHSVNTSQRHVELRITSRAGTKLELQAPPSAAAAPPGYYMLFLLDDKGVPSTAQWVQVGTPS, encoded by the coding sequence ATGTCCCGCAGGAAACTCTCCGCCGCCCTCTCGGCGTGCGCCGTCGTCTCCGCCCTGACCGGCGCCACCCTGATGACCACCGCCGCCCCCGCACTGGCCCGCGCCGCGCAGGTGCACGGGCACGACGACCACCCGGCGGGCCAGGAGGCCGGCCCGCACATCACCTCGCCCCGGGTGATGGCCGAGATGCGCCCCGACGAGGTCGCCTCGCTGGGCCAGGAGCACGCCGAGGCGCATGCCAGTGCCCGGGCGGCGATCCGCGGCGTCGGCGACTACCCGCAGCCCACCCGGACCAACCGGCTGAACGCGCTGACGGACTCCCAGGCGAAGATCAACGCGGGCTTCGACCCGGCCACCTCCGGCGCTTTCAAGCAGTACTTCCCCTCCCCGGAGTTCGCCGCCCACATCGCCATGCTGCCGACCGGCAAGGTGCTGCTCTTCTCCTTCGAGCGGATCGAGACCAACCCGGAGAAGGAGCCCGCGCCGACCCAGACCACCGGCAAGGAGAACGCCGGCCGGGCCTTCCTCTGGGACCCGGCCAAGGGCACCGGCCCGGACGCGTTCACCAAGGTCACCCCGCCCGTGATCGACATGCCGGACGGGCTCGGCGAGCCTCGCCCGGCGCCGTTCTTCTGCGCCGGGCACTCGTTCCTGCCGAACGGCATGCTCGGGGTCTTCGGCGGCAACCTGGGCGGCAACGGCGGTTCCGGTGCGAAGCTGTCGCTGATCTTCGACCCGTGGACGGAGACCTGGACCCGCAACCCGGACATGTCGGTGGGCCGCTGGTACCCGTCGGTGGTCACCGGCGCCGACGGCCGGCAGCTGATCATGTCCGGCCAGTCCGAGCTGGGCTGGGGCACCCCGACCCCGGTGGTCGAGCGCTTCCCGGCGAAGGACTTCCCGGTGCCGCAGACCAAGTCGGACCTGCCGCGCGACACCCCGGTGGACACCTTCCGGGCGAGCGCCCCGTTCACCCTCGACTACCCGCACCTGTTCTCGATGCGCGACGGCAACATCTACGGCTTCGGCCGGCACCCCGGCGAGCAGTGGCTGTTCGACCCGAACAACGAGACCCGCTCCGACCTGCCGGCCAGGCCGGACGGCAAGAAGCGCAACTACGGTTCGGCGGTGCCGCTGCCCGGCGGCACCGAGGGCCCGGACGCGACGCTGCTGCTGGGCGGCGACCGGGACAACCCGAACACCCTCAAGTTCGCGAACGGCGCCTGGACGGCGGAGAAGTCCCGGGCCTTCGGCCGCACCCAGGACGACACCCTGCTGCTGCCGGACGGCACCCTGATGACCGTCAACGGCGCCTACGACATCCGCGACTACGGCAACGGCCCGTACAACCCCAACGCGGACCTGAAGTACCGCCAGACCGAGCTGCGCGACGCGCAGGGCAACTGGCGTCTCGGCCCCGTCCAGCGCCTGCCGCGCGGCTACCACTCGAACGCGGTGGTGCTCCCCGACGGCCGGGTGATGGTGACCGGGGACGAGCTCCAGCAGCTCGCCAACGACCCGGACATCACGGACGACATGAACGGCACCATCGAGATCTACGAGCCCGCCTACCTGGCCCAGGGCGCCCGGCCGGCGCTCGACCGGGTGCCGCAGAGCATGATCGGCTTCGGCAGCCGCTTCCTGGTGAACACCTCGACGCCGACCCGAGCGGCCCGGGCCGTCCTGCTCTCGCCGACCACCGCGACCCACTCGGTGAACACCAGCCAGCGCCACGTCGAGCTGCGGATCACCAGCCGGGCCGGCACCAAGCTGGAGCTGCAGGCGCCGCCGTCGGCGGCCGCGGCCCCGCCCGGGTACTACATGCTCTTCCTCCTCGACGACAAGGGCGTCCCGAGCACGGCGCAGTGGGTCCAGGTGGGCACGCCGTCCTGA